From the genome of Altererythrobacter sp. BO-6:
GCAGGGCCAATGGGTCCGCGCAGGCCAGGTGCTCGCGTCGATCGACCGTTCGGTCCAGTCGCAGCAGGCGCGCAGCGCTGCCGCTCAGATCGATGTCGCAAAAGCCGATGCGAGCCTGGCGCAGGCGAATCTCGACCGTGCGCTGCAACTGGTTGAGCGCGGGTTCATTTCGAAGGCGGATGTCGATCGCCTGACCGCGACCCGCGATGCGGCACGTGCCCGCGTTGCCGTGGCACAAGCGCAGTACAATGAACTGCTGGCCCGTAACGCCCGGCTCAATATCGTGGCCCCGGCGGACGGCCTGTTGCTGGAACGCAATGTCGAACCTGGCCAGACCGTCGGCGCCGGATCGCCGCCGCTGTTCGTCGTCGCCAAGGACGGCGCGATCGAGATGCTCGCGCGGCTGGGCGAAGAACAGCTGGCAAGGCTGACCGTGGGCGTCCAGGCCGAAGTGGTCCCGGTCGGCAGCGACAAGCGCTTTACAGGGCAGGTCTGGCAGATCGAGCCAACCATCGACGCGCAGGACCGGCAGGGCACCGCCCGGATTGCATTGGCCTATGCACCGGAACTGCGCCCGGGCGGCTTCGCCGGAGCAACGATCAAGACCGGCCAGATCAATGCGCCGATCCTGCCGGAAAGCGCAGTGCTGAGCGATGATGAGGGCAGCTATGTTTATATTGTCGACAAGGACAACAAGGCGCAGCGCCGCGGCGTCAAGACCGGCCCGATCACATCCAGTGGCATAACGATCGAATCCGGCTTGGATGGCACCGAGCGGATCGTGCTGCGGGCAGGCGGGTTCCTCGCTCCGGGCGAAACGGTCAATCCGGTGCGGGACGGCGAAGAATAGGGCGCAGGGAGCCAGCAGTGAATTTTCGTAATCTGTCCGCTTGGTCGATCCGCAACCCGGTGATCCCGCTTGTCATGTTCACGGCTCTGCTGTTCGCAGGCCTGTTCAGCTTTCTGCGGATGGATGTGGTCAACAATCCGGACGTCGATTTTCCGGCAGTCAATGTCACCATTTCGCAGCCGGGCGCGGCGCCGACCGAAATCGAAAACCAGATCACGCAGCAGGTTGAATCCGCCATTCGCTCGCTCAATGGCGTTCGAAATATCAGTTCGACCGCGCGCGAAGGTTCGTCGAATACCTTCGTCGAGTTCGAAATCGGCATCGATCCCAATGTCGCGGTGGCCGATGTCAAGAACGCGGTCGATACGGTCAGGGGCAGCTTGCCCGACGGGATCCTTGAGCCGCGCGTAAGCCGGGTCGATATCGCCGGCGGCGGCTTCCTGGGCATCTTTGCGGTCCAGGCCAATGACATGACGATCGAACAGCTCAGCTGGTTCATCGACGACACCATCGCCAAGCGCATGCTGGCGATCGAAGGCATGGCCGAAGTCGACCGTTTCGGCGGGGTCGACCGCGAGATCGAAGTGCTGCTCGATCCGGTCAAGATGCAGTCGCTTGGAGTCACCGCGGGCCAGATCAATGCGGTGCTGCGCCAGTCGAATCTCGACGCCGGTGGCGGCATGGCCGAAGTTGGCGGCACGCGCCAGTCGGTACGCGTGCTGGGCAACAATGAAACCGCGTTCGAGCTGTCGCAGCGCCAGATCCAGCTGGGCGGCGGGCGCACCATCCGGCTGGCCGATGTCGCGCTGGTTCGCGACGGCTATAGCGAGCAAACGTCAAAGGCGATCCTCAACGGCAGCGAAGTGGTCAACTTCCGGCTCAGCCGCGCCAAGGGTGCATCCGACGTCGCGGTCTTCACCGAAGCGAAGGAAGTGCTCGAACAGATCGAGGCGGAAAACCCCAACGTCAAATTCATGCCGCTGTTCAACACCGTCAGGTACACCGAGGATCAGTACCAGAGTTCGATCCGCGCGATGGTGGAGGGCGCGATCCTGGCGGTTGTGGTGGTGTTCTTCTTCCTGCGTGACTGGCGCGCCACAATGATCTCGGCGATTGCCATTCCGCTGTCGGCGATCCCCACCTTCTGGTTCATGGACCTTCTGGGGTTCAACCTCAATTTCCTGTCGCTGCTGGCGCTGGGCCTTGTTGCAGGCGTGCTGGTCGATGACGCGATCGTGGAGATCGAGAATATCGTCCGCCACATGCGGATGGGCAAATCGGCCTATCAGGCCTCGATCGACGCTGCCGACGAGATCGGGCTGGCGGTGGTTTCGACCAGCTTCTGTATCGTTGCCGTGTTCCTGCCGGTTGGCCTGATGCCGGGCGTGACCGGGCAGTTCTTCAAGAATTTCGGTCTGACTGTGGTCGCTGCAGTGCTGATGAGCCTTGCTGTGGCGCGCATGATCACGCCGATGATGGCGGCCTATTTCCTGAAGGCAAAGGGCCACGCCACGCATGGCGAAGGCAAGTGGATGGACCGCTATATGAAGGTCCTCGCCTTTTCGCT
Proteins encoded in this window:
- a CDS encoding efflux RND transporter periplasmic adaptor subunit; this encodes MNYESTIRSEASESFDTRFDLSGGALGSTRLKWLLLAGLLFVAIIGAAYYFLTNGEAGTVAGGDDRSQAPSVTVITPGQASVEGMITASGSLAARRAMPIGVVGEGGRVVAVLVEQGQWVRAGQVLASIDRSVQSQQARSAAAQIDVAKADASLAQANLDRALQLVERGFISKADVDRLTATRDAARARVAVAQAQYNELLARNARLNIVAPADGLLLERNVEPGQTVGAGSPPLFVVAKDGAIEMLARLGEEQLARLTVGVQAEVVPVGSDKRFTGQVWQIEPTIDAQDRQGTARIALAYAPELRPGGFAGATIKTGQINAPILPESAVLSDDEGSYVYIVDKDNKAQRRGVKTGPITSSGITIESGLDGTERIVLRAGGFLAPGETVNPVRDGEE